A genomic region of Tamandua tetradactyla isolate mTamTet1 chromosome 2, mTamTet1.pri, whole genome shotgun sequence contains the following coding sequences:
- the LOC143675050 gene encoding ATPase family AAA domain-containing protein 3A isoform X2 produces MQEQTLQLEQQSKLKEYEAAVEQLKSEQIRVQAEERRKTLSEETRQHQARAQYQDKLARQRYEDQLRQQQLLNEENLRKQEESVQKQEAIRRATVEREMELRHKNEMMRVEAEALARAKAERENADLIREQIRLRAAEHRQTVLESLRTAGTLFGDGFHAFITDWDKVTTTVAGLTLLALGVYSAKSATTVVGRYVEARLGRPSLVRETSRLSILEALRHPLQVGRRLLSKPQDALEGVVLSPELEARVRDIAIATRNTRRNRSVYRNVLMHGPPGTGKTLFAKKLALHSGMDYAIMTGGDVAPMGREGVTAVHKVFDWASTSRHGLLLFVDEADAFLRKRATEKISEDLRAALNAFLHRTGQHSSKFMLVLASNQPEQFDWAINDRIDEMVSFGLPQREERERLVRMYFDKYVLKPATEGKQRLKLAQFDYGKKCSEVAQRTEGMSGREISQLAVAWQAMAYASEDGVLTEAMMDTRVQDAIQQHQQKTQWLKVEGPEGSRAQLP; encoded by the exons ATGCAGGAGCAGACGCTGCAGCTGGAGCAGCAGTCAAAGCTGAAA GAGTACGAGGCCGCCGTGGAGCAACTGAAGAGCGAGCAGATCCGCGTGCAGGCCGAGGAGAGGAGGAAGACCCTGAGTGAGGAGACCCGGCAGCACCAGGCC CGGGCTCAGTACCAGGACAAGCTGGCCCGGCAGCGCTATGAGGACCAGCTGAGGCAGCAG CAACTCCTCAATGAGGAGAACTTACGGAAGCAGGAGGAATCCGTGCAGAAGCAGGAGGCGATCCGACGAG CAACCGTAGAGCGGGAGATGGAGTTACGGCACAAGAATGAGATGATGCGGGTCGAGGCCGAGGCGCTCGCCCGAGCCAAGGCTGAGCGGGAGAACGCGGATCTCATTCGTGAGCAGATCCGCCTGCGGGCCGCCGAGCACCGCCAGACTGTGCTGGAGTCCCTGCG GACAGCCGGCACCCTGTTTGGAGACGGGTTCCATGCCTTCATAACAGACTGGGACAAAGTGACCACCACG GTGGCAGGGCTGACGCTGCTGGCTCTCGGTGTCTACTCGGCCAAGAGCGCCACCACTGTCGTTGGCCGCTACGTAGAGGCACGGCTGGGGCGGCCTTCACTGGTGAGGGAGACATCCCGCCTCAGCATCCTGGAGGCCCTGCGACACCCCCTGCAG GTCGGCAGGCGGCTGCTCAGTAAGCCCCAGGACGCACTGGAGGGCGTCGTCCTCAGT CCTGAGCTGGAGGCGCGCGTCAGAGACATCGCCATCGCCACGAGGAACACGCGCAGGAACCGGAGTGTCTACCGCAACGTCCTGATGCATGGCCCGCCCGGCACGGGGAAGACCTTGTTTGCCAAG AAACTTGCCTTGCACTCGGGCATGGACTACGCCATCATGACGGGCGGCGACGTGGCTCCCATGGGGCGGGAGGGCGTGACTGCTGTGCACAAGGTCTTTGACTGGGCCAGCACCAGCCGGCATGG CCTCTTGCTGTTTGTGGACGAAGCGGATGCCTTCCTCAGGAAGCGAGCAACT GAGAAGATCAGTGAGGACCTGCGGGCCGCCTTGAACGCCTTCCTGCACAGGACGGGCCAGCACAGCAGCAa GTTCATGCTTGTCCTGGCCAGTAACCAGCCTGAGCAGTTCGACTGGGCCATCAACGACCGCATCGACGAGATGGTCAGCTTCGGCCTGCCGCAGCGGGAGGAGCGGGAGCGCCTGGTGAGGATGTATTTTGACAAGTATGTTCTTAAGCCAGCCACGGAAGGGAAGCA GCGCTTGAAGCTGGCCCAGTTTGACTATGGGAAGAAGTGCTCAGAGGTTGCCCAACGGACAGAGGGCATGTCGGGCCGGGAGATCTCCCAGCTTGCtgtggcctggcag GCCATGGCGTATGCCTCAGAGGACGGTGTCCTCACTGAGGCCATGATGGATACGCGCGTGCAGGACGCCATTCAGCAGCACCAGCAGAAGACACAGTGGCTGAAGGTGGAGGGGCCTGAGGGCAGCAGGGCTCAGCTCCCCTGA
- the TMEM240 gene encoding transmembrane protein 240 produces MPMSANTMIFMILGASIVMAIACLTDMNALLDRFHNYILPHLRGEDRVCHCSCGRHHVHYVIPYDGDQSVVDASDNYFVTDNVTKQEIDLMLGLLLGFCISWFLVWMDGVLHCAVRAWRTGRRDDGAWSWLPRFCSLRELGRRPHRPFEEAAGNMVHVKQKLYHNGHPSPRHL; encoded by the exons ATGCCCATGAGCGCGAACACCATGATCTTCATGATTCTGGGGGCGTCCATCGTGATG gcCATCGCGTGCCTGACGGACATGAACGCGCTGCTGGACCGCTTCCACAACTACATCCTCCCGCACCTGCGGGGCGAGGACCGCGTCTGCCACTGCAGCTGCGGCCG GCACCACGTGCACTACGTGATCCCGTACGACGGAGACCAGTCGGTGGTGGACGCCTCGGACAACTACTTTGTGACGGACAACGTGACCAAGCAGGAGATCGATCTCATGCTGGGGCTGCTTCTCGGCTTCTGCATCAGCTGGTTCCTGGTGTGGATGGACGGCGTCCTGCACTGCGCGGTGCGCGCCTGGAGGACCGGTCGGCGCGACG ACGGCGCGTGGAGCTGGCTGCCCCGCTTCTGCAGCCTGCGGGAGCTGGGCCGGCGGCCGCACAGGCCCTTCGAGGAGGCGGCGGGGAACATGGTGCACGTGAAGCAGAAACTCTACCACAACGGCCACCCCAGCCCACGGCACCTCTGA